In Flavobacterium sp. N3904, one DNA window encodes the following:
- a CDS encoding CatB-related O-acetyltransferase codes for MVKAVKNKIISYLDFIIKKTIISVYGVNSNIYKLFFNKLYLREKEECYNSIIGDNVRLYPTYKLVNSQVGDYTYVAENSIINNTIIGKFCSIGPNLISGWGIHPTEGISTHPMFYSTRKQNGITLSVSDKIDELLPIHIGNDVFIGMNVTILDGVKIGDGAIIGAGAVVSKNIPSYAIAVGNPIKIIKYRFDDIIIEKLQKIKWWDFEIDELILVEKHFFDINKFIKILESRNHK; via the coding sequence ATGGTAAAAGCAGTCAAAAATAAAATAATTTCATACTTAGACTTTATTATAAAAAAGACTATAATATCTGTTTATGGAGTTAACTCAAATATTTATAAATTATTTTTTAATAAATTATATTTAAGAGAAAAAGAAGAATGTTACAACAGTATTATAGGTGATAATGTTAGACTATATCCAACTTATAAGCTTGTGAATTCTCAAGTTGGTGATTATACATATGTAGCTGAAAATTCAATTATAAATAACACTATTATTGGTAAGTTTTGCTCTATAGGACCAAATTTAATTTCAGGTTGGGGTATTCATCCTACGGAAGGAATTTCAACACACCCGATGTTTTATTCTACAAGAAAACAAAATGGAATTACATTAAGTGTTAGTGATAAGATAGATGAACTGTTGCCTATTCATATTGGTAACGATGTGTTTATTGGCATGAATGTTACTATTTTGGATGGAGTTAAAATAGGAGATGGAGCTATTATAGGTGCTGGTGCTGTTGTATCCAAAAACATTCCTTCTTATGCCATAGCTGTTGGGAATCCTATTAAAATAATCAAATATCGATTTGACGATATAATCATTGAGAAATTGCAAAAGATAAAATGGTGGGATTTTGAGATAGATGAATTGATTTTAGTTGAAAAACATTTTTTTGACATAAATAAATTTATAAAAATATTGGAATCAAGAAATCATAAATAA
- a CDS encoding ABC transporter ATP-binding protein, whose protein sequence is MKDIILKAENISKQYRLGLVGTGTLSHDLNRWWHQIRGKEDPYLKIGDTNDRSTKGDSEYVWALQDINFEVERGEVLGIIGKNGAGKSTLLKILSRVTAPTTGSIKFAGRVASLLEVGTGFNGEMTGRENIFLNGAILGMTKKEIASKIDEIIDFSGCERYIDTPVKRYSSGMYVRLAFAVAAFLEPEILIIDEVLAVGDAEFQKKAIGKMQDISRSGGRTVLFVSHNMAAVKQLCNRGIVLEHGKVIFEGEIEESLKKYQILTQKISTKLHDFDREGTGEYRISSISFISNGDKKNTFFLGEKIKIELSLKRLKDVNLKDIQIIIGIYNFMDEGYLRFDTSLFNFSISLDGDYSKIICELEEPLNIKPDNYYINVAVLNENILIDYITNAFEFNVENGDYFNTGKNLKDSELSKVYYKHKWSHLK, encoded by the coding sequence ATGAAAGACATTATATTAAAAGCCGAAAACATCTCCAAGCAATACCGCTTGGGACTAGTGGGTACAGGAACATTAAGCCACGACTTGAACCGTTGGTGGCACCAAATAAGAGGGAAAGAAGACCCTTATCTCAAAATTGGGGATACCAACGATCGCAGTACAAAGGGAGACAGCGAATATGTTTGGGCGCTGCAGGACATCAATTTTGAAGTAGAGCGAGGCGAAGTTCTAGGTATCATTGGTAAGAATGGAGCTGGAAAATCGACCTTGCTCAAGATTTTATCACGGGTTACGGCACCAACGACGGGGAGTATAAAATTTGCTGGACGAGTTGCTTCCTTGCTTGAAGTGGGTACGGGTTTTAATGGCGAGATGACAGGCCGTGAAAATATATTCCTGAACGGAGCCATACTGGGCATGACCAAAAAAGAGATTGCCTCAAAAATTGATGAAATAATTGATTTCTCGGGTTGCGAGCGCTACATAGATACCCCCGTAAAGCGCTACAGTAGTGGAATGTATGTTCGTTTGGCTTTTGCCGTAGCCGCTTTTCTGGAACCCGAAATTTTAATTATCGATGAGGTATTGGCTGTAGGGGATGCCGAGTTCCAGAAAAAAGCAATAGGCAAGATGCAGGACATTTCCCGTAGTGGTGGTAGAACGGTTTTGTTTGTGAGTCATAATATGGCAGCAGTTAAACAGTTATGCAATAGAGGGATTGTTTTGGAGCATGGTAAAGTAATTTTTGAAGGAGAAATTGAAGAAAGTTTAAAAAAGTACCAAATTCTAACTCAGAAAATAAGTACTAAACTTCATGATTTTGATAGAGAAGGAACAGGTGAGTACCGAATTTCAAGCATAAGTTTTATTTCAAATGGTGATAAAAAAAATACTTTTTTTCTTGGTGAAAAAATTAAGATTGAACTATCGTTAAAAAGATTAAAAGATGTTAATTTAAAAGATATCCAAATTATTATTGGAATTTATAATTTTATGGATGAAGGATATTTAAGATTTGATACAAGTTTATTTAATTTTTCCATTTCTCTAGATGGAGACTATTCAAAAATCATATGTGAATTGGAAGAGCCTCTAAACATTAAGCCAGATAATTATTATATAAATGTTGCTGTTTTAAACGAAAATATTTTGATTGACTACATAACAAATGCTTTTGAGTTTAATGTTGAAAACGGAGATTATTTTAACACTGGCAAAAACTTGAAAGATTCTGAGTTATCAAAAGTGTATTATAAACATAAGTGGTCACATTTAAAATAG
- a CDS encoding class I SAM-dependent methyltransferase, with protein sequence MDNIQYSHKSMIDDFGRVFFYNNRVFREISKEKEKFCLELLSSAMFKELIQKELIPQTLISEEFPETKKLILEHTKVVESLQHEWTFEMFKDAALMVLEINDVCNKYGYELKDAHTLNVLFNNNKPIFVDLGSIDLIRSKNNWIAYEEFLNSFFIPLRFWSKNELFIVRKLLESNFHRMFTIPSQNIEESGLYKLLGVDNSYAFSFRKNKLFSTERNISLITFFVKASNKFLRIVFKKKNKLFRYDLKINRITEIFPKNTINSNIVSLSKSTFDSQWKGYHSKFYNEIESVNYSYRFKRLLEIINDLKDIDTIIDLAGNEGYFSFLLSKEMTLKNVILVDYDENAINEAYLNSKKLNIKNVTPLLLNFMFTPDLLGTSKRLRSDLAVSLAVTHHLILTGKFSLAAIFDRLIMFSNKYVIVEFMPLGLWSIETKIKQNLPDWYSIDWFRDEFVNRFNLLIEEQLEENRIVFVGKIK encoded by the coding sequence ATGGATAATATTCAATATTCTCATAAGTCAATGATTGATGATTTTGGGCGAGTTTTTTTTTATAACAATCGAGTATTCAGGGAAATATCGAAAGAAAAAGAGAAGTTTTGTTTAGAACTGTTGAGTTCGGCCATGTTTAAAGAATTAATACAAAAAGAACTAATTCCTCAAACTCTTATATCAGAGGAATTTCCGGAAACTAAAAAACTTATATTAGAACATACAAAGGTAGTTGAGAGTTTGCAACATGAATGGACATTTGAAATGTTTAAAGATGCAGCTTTAATGGTTTTGGAAATTAATGATGTTTGTAATAAGTATGGATACGAATTAAAAGACGCTCATACTTTAAATGTTTTATTTAATAATAATAAGCCCATTTTTGTTGATCTTGGTAGCATAGATTTAATTAGATCAAAGAATAATTGGATTGCCTACGAGGAATTTTTGAATTCCTTTTTTATTCCATTAAGATTTTGGAGTAAAAATGAACTTTTCATAGTTAGAAAATTATTGGAAAGTAATTTTCACAGAATGTTTACAATTCCTTCTCAAAATATAGAAGAATCTGGATTGTATAAATTATTAGGAGTTGACAATAGTTACGCTTTTTCTTTTAGGAAAAATAAATTATTTTCTACAGAAAGAAATATTTCACTAATTACCTTTTTTGTAAAAGCTTCAAACAAATTTCTACGGATTGTCTTTAAGAAAAAAAATAAGCTTTTTAGATATGATTTAAAAATTAACAGAATAACAGAAATTTTTCCAAAAAACACAATAAATAGTAATATAGTATCATTATCAAAATCCACTTTCGATAGTCAATGGAAAGGATATCATAGTAAATTTTATAATGAAATTGAAAGTGTTAATTATTCGTATCGATTTAAAAGATTATTAGAGATTATAAATGATTTAAAAGATATTGATACAATAATAGATTTAGCTGGTAATGAAGGTTATTTTTCTTTTTTGTTGTCTAAAGAAATGACATTAAAAAATGTTATTTTAGTCGATTATGATGAAAATGCAATAAATGAAGCGTATCTAAATAGCAAAAAATTGAATATTAAAAATGTTACACCTCTTTTATTAAATTTTATGTTTACACCCGATTTGCTTGGAACTTCTAAAAGACTAAGGTCAGATTTGGCAGTTTCTTTGGCTGTTACACATCATTTAATATTGACGGGCAAATTTTCATTAGCCGCAATTTTTGATAGACTTATTATGTTTTCAAATAAATATGTGATTGTCGAATTTATGCCATTAGGATTGTGGAGCATTGAGACAAAAATAAAACAAAATCTACCAGATTGGTATTCTATAGACTGGTTTAGAGATGAATTTGTTAATCGCTTTAATTTGCTTATAGAAGAACAATTAGAAGAAAATAGAATTGTTTTTGTAGGGAAAATTAAATAG
- a CDS encoding ABC transporter permease: MNTSTTQNTNWLFEITPKNKFFSLNLKEVWQYRDLLFLFVKRDIVTVYKQTVLGPLWYLIQPLFTSVTFTIIFNNVAGIDTGTVPPFLFNLAGITVWNYFTSCLNGTSDTFRSNASIFGKVYFPRIIVPISIVISNLLKFGIQCFIFIVFYLFYYFQGADISLNATVVFFPLLIILMGILGLGLGMFISSLVTKYRDFNYLIGFGVQLLMYLSAVMYPMALLKEKLPAYGWLVQYNPLAYVIETARYMLLNVGQISLMGLGYTFLVTVSVFFVGLLIFNKTEKSFIDTV, translated from the coding sequence ATGAACACTAGTACTACCCAAAATACCAATTGGTTGTTTGAGATAACACCAAAGAACAAATTTTTTTCGCTGAACCTTAAAGAAGTTTGGCAGTATCGCGACCTGCTGTTTCTGTTTGTCAAAAGAGATATCGTAACCGTATACAAACAAACCGTTTTGGGACCATTGTGGTACCTGATACAACCGTTGTTTACCTCGGTTACGTTTACCATAATTTTCAATAATGTTGCGGGAATAGATACTGGGACGGTGCCTCCATTTTTATTTAATCTGGCAGGAATCACCGTTTGGAATTACTTCACCTCCTGTCTTAATGGAACCTCAGATACGTTCAGGAGCAATGCCAGTATATTTGGGAAAGTATATTTCCCCAGAATTATTGTCCCTATTTCGATCGTGATTTCCAATCTATTAAAGTTTGGAATACAATGTTTTATTTTTATTGTTTTTTATCTTTTTTATTATTTTCAAGGAGCCGATATAAGTCTGAATGCCACTGTCGTTTTTTTTCCATTACTTATTATACTAATGGGTATTTTGGGTTTGGGTCTGGGAATGTTTATATCGTCGTTAGTCACAAAATACAGGGATTTTAATTATTTGATTGGCTTTGGGGTGCAATTGTTAATGTATCTGTCTGCGGTAATGTACCCCATGGCGCTACTTAAAGAAAAGCTTCCGGCATACGGTTGGTTGGTGCAATACAATCCGTTGGCCTATGTTATAGAAACCGCTCGTTATATGTTGCTCAATGTTGGTCAAATATCACTTATGGGATTGGGATATACCTTTCTAGTCACGGTAAGTGTCTTTTTTGTCGGATTATTAATTTTTAATAAGACCGAGAAGAGTTTTATTGATACGGTTTAG
- a CDS encoding four helix bundle protein: protein MGSQLRRSSDSIVSDIVEGYGRRKYKADFIRFLVFYHASCLKTINHIYKITVLYPDLKEDLEPFILSHENLGGKIFNFMSYVEKNWK, encoded by the coding sequence TTGGGAAGCCAATTAAGGCGGTCTTCAGATAGCATAGTATCCGATATTGTTGAAGGATATGGACGAAGAAAATATAAGGCTGATTTTATTCGGTTTTTGGTTTTTTATCATGCCAGTTGCTTAAAGACGATTAATCATATTTACAAAATAACTGTTTTATATCCTGATTTGAAAGAAGATTTGGAACCGTTTATATTGAGTCATGAAAATTTGGGAGGTAAAATTTTTAATTTCATGAGTTACGTAGAAAAGAATTGGAAATAG